The window ACTGAAACAAATAAATCACAAAATGCAATGTCATTAAATACGATTTTATATGGGCCACCCGGTACGGGTAAAACATATCACACCATTAATAGGGCTATTGCAATCACAAATCCCGATTTTGTGTTTATTGATAAAACCAGAAAAGAGATTAAAGATGAATATCAGCGATTATACGCAGATGGCCAGATAGCTTTTACAACTTTTCATCAAAGTTTGGGATATGAAGACTTTATTGAGGGCATTAAACCAATATTGGTGGAACCTGCAGATGAATTAGAAGTGCTTAATAAAACAATAAATTATAAAATTGAACCTGGGATATTTTTTGAGATTTGCAAAAAAGCGCGCTACAAACCCGATGTACAAATTAAACGTTTCCAGATTAGCAAAGAGGAATTTAATAAAACAGCCTTCTTTAAAATATCGCTAGGAAATACACTTTTATCGGAGGATGATGAAATATATGATTATTGTATAAAAAATAGCTGCATAGCTTTAGGCTGGGGAGGTAGCACCGATTACAGTAACCTGAATGAAGCAGAAACAAAGAAGAAAGCGATAGCGATTGAAAAAAGCGGCTATGCGATAACTGCTATCAATCATTTTATCAACTATTTAAAAAAAGGCAATTACGTTTTAGTATCTAACGGGAATAATAGTTGTAGAGCGATAGGAAAAGTAACTGGCGATTATTATTTCAAGGAAACTGATGAAATTGACTATTACCAATTTAGGAAAGTAGAATGGTTAGTAAAAGACGTAGATATTCCCGTATCAGAAATCTATCATAAGTCGTTCTCTCAGCAAAGCATATATAAACTAGATAATCAAAATATTAAACTCGATTTTTTCGTAAAGAGTGCAGAAGAAATAAAGAAAGAAGCGTCGGTTAAACCTAAGAATTATGTATTAATCATAGATGAAATTAACCGTGGTAATGTGTCGCAAATTTTTGGTGAACTCATCACCTTAATTGAAGATGATAAACGTGAAGGTTGTGCAGAAGCCCTAGAAGTGATGCTTCCCTACTCAAAGAAGAGCTTCTCTGTTCCTCCTAACCTCTATATTATTGGCACTATGAATACAGCAGATAGAAGCGTTGAGGCGTTGGATACTGCCTTACGCAGACGTTTTAGCTTTATAGAGATGCTGCCGCAGGAAGATAACCCAGACATAAAGGACATTAAAGACATCAACTTAAAAGATGTTTTAAAAAGCATTAATAGACGCTTGGAGACATTATTATCCCGGGATCATATGATAGGTCATTCATTTTTTTTGAATATCAATGATAGTGATAAACTTCATAATGCTTTCTACAACAAAATTATCCCTCAATTACAAGAATACTTTTTTGGAGACTACGGCAAAATTGGATTGATTTTGGGTAAAGGCTTTATCACCTCGGTTACCGATGTTCCCAAATTTGCAGATTTTGAATACGATGACAAAGATATTTTACTGGAAAAAAAAGTTTACAGGATCAACAACTTTATAGGTGAAGATCAGCAAATGGACGAAGATAGATTTTTATCAGCTGTCAAAGCAATCGTAAACTAACTTATGAAAACGCTCAAAGTTTTTGAACACCAAACGATAACTATAGGCCAACCTCTAATTTTTTATAAAGGGCAAAAACCAGAACACGAGCCATTAGACAAGAAGTATGTTGACGCCTTATGGAAACTGTATGATTCAAAGAAGAGGCCATTTTTTAAACCGACGCGTAATGGCGTTTGCTTTAATGAATACGTTGGTGTTGTAAAAGTATTAAATCTTACTATCGAAATTTTGCCGAAAGCTGATAATCGCCGAGCGAATTTTGATGATCTTCGAGCAATACAGCAAGAGGAAAATAAATGGCAAAGCATATTAATTGATATGTTGAAAGTATGCTATTTAATAAATACGCCGTCCATATCAGATGCACATCTAAAAACCCATAGTAATAGTATACTTGATCTTTATATTGAACGATTTATCATTGAAGTAAATACCTTGATAAGGCAAGGGCTAATTAAAAGGTACCGAAAAGTCGAGGGCAATTGTAATAACCTTAAAGGAAAACTTCTTATTGGAAAGCATATTCAAAAAAACTTGGTTCACCAGGAACGCTTTTATGTAGCCCAAATACAGTTTGATAAAAATCATTTATTGCATAAAATCCTTGCTAAAGCTATAGATATATTACCAAGCTTATGTAGTAGCAGGGTGTTATTATCTGAATGTTGTAGTTTAGGATTGAATTTCCCCGAGGTTGACGATATCAAAATAACAGAAAGCTTGTTTGACAAACTTAGTTTCGATCGAAAATCAGAGCCCTATCAGGTTGCTATTCAAATTGCAAAAATGTTATTGCTAAATTATCGCCCTGATTTGTGTGCTGGTACAAATAATTCTATCGCCATTCTTTTCAATATGAATCAGTTATGGGAAGAATACATATACAGAATACTACAAAAAAGCAAGCCGGATAGCGTAAAAATGATCTATAACCAAAAATCTACTTGCTTTTGGGAGGTGAATGGATCTCGGCGATATTTGAAACCTGATATCGTTATTGAATCAATGAATTCCGAAAAAATAGTGATAGATACAAAATGGAAAAATATTAATAACGATCCGTCTAAGATAAGTATGGACGATTTGAGGCAAATGTATGCCTATCATCATTTCTTTGAAGCTAAACAATGTTTTTTGCTTTATCCTGGAAGTGCCGAACCTATTAAAAATGGTGTTTTTTATAATAAATATTTCTTTGGAACAGAAGAGCCTGCATCAAAACATTGTGGCTTAATTATTTCCAAAGCATGGAATGAAAGTATGACAAATGGTAAAACATTTTTAAATACCGCCTTAGCTATTGAGGTGTATCAATCATTAGGTTTATTAAATATATAAGAACAATTTAAACTATCTCAATCTTCGCATTGAAATCGACGTACATTTGAATCATTATTTTAAGGATAATAATTCAATAAGGTTTTTAAAAAAGCATTAGCCTGTTCAAAGTTATCTACCTGACCGTCGATAAAGCGCATGTCCTTTTCGCCGTGAAACAGGTTATTACGCAGGCGGTAAACAATGATTGTTAGAGCTAAAACAATATTGGCTGTCGAGCTGGCAGGATCCTCCAGTACTTGTCTGACATATGCCTGGCGGTCATTCGGCCGGAAATTTAAATGCTCGAAGCGGTTCAGTGCTACCGCATCGCCAGTATAACGGTTGCGGAAGTAGTCGTAGCAGGTCTGGAACTCGGCTTGCTGGAATTGGTTTTGGCTCAAAGACACTTCGGCTGTATTAATAGTGAATCGCATGCCGCCGACCTGTCGCTCGAATATGTTCCAGATTAGTGAGAAGTCTTTAATGCTCTCTAGGCCGTTAGGGTCGAGATTGACATTTAATTTTTGATTGATCCAGTTAATCATCGGTATGTACTTTAAGATAATCTTACAATACTTTTGCCGTCGTTAGGTAAACGGAATATATGGTAATCTTCGTTCACTATTAATTTTGATAACAAGGCGTCTAAGTCAAGTTTATCTATTGGTTTGTCATTTTCTGTGATCAATACTTTTTGGACTGATGTTAAAATAATGACCTGTCGATTTTTGATTGCCGCAGCTTTTTCGAACAAAGTCTGCAAGTTTTGACTGCGTATCGAATGTTGCCCCGGTTCATCAAGTAATAACAAACCCGGATGATTTTTTCCGGCGACAAGCAGGCTCAGCGAATAGGCCCACATAGTCCGAACAAAATCAGATGCTGATGAATTTGTTTTGATGGATTGCGGCAGTTCACTTTCTGAGTTAAATTTAAATACAGGAAAATACTTGAAAGGTTCGTTTAACTGGATGAAAATATTATAAGCCTGGTTACTGTCGTAACCCATCGGAAAAAGGTACTGATTTTTGAAAATGGATTCAAAATCGGTCAGTGTTTTCCGATCTTCGGCCACCCTGGTTTCCAGCTTGCCTTTTTTAATTAGTAAAACTTGGTACTCAGCTGCAATTTCACCTAAGCCGAGTATGTAACGGTCAAATCGCATTTCTGCATAGCGTAGATCGTTTACTTCTTTTTCCAAACGTACCCGGTTAAGGCTGTCTACATCGGAGTAATCCCGATCATCTTCGATAAGTTCACGTAGGATTACTTTTATTTCTTCTTCTAATTTGCGCTGTTTATTAAGATAATATTTGCGCATCAGTTCCTTCTCATCGATGATCGTTCGTAAACTATTGATCGAACTTTTCATCATGCCCTGTTGCCCGCTTAGGTAGGAAATATTTTGGTCAAGTGTGTATTTTTCAATAGTTACGCCTTCTGCTTTCATGAGATCGTCCGAAACAGTTTGATGGCAAGTTGGGCACTGATCAAATACATCTGTAATCAACTTAGACTCTTCGATCACATTTTTAATACCCTTTTGCGCAACCAACTCTCTACTGACATTGCCTAAATGCTTGGTAATATTTTCATGCTGTGATTTCTGGAGATTAAGGGTGGTATCAAACTCTTCATATTGTTTCATGAAGTCAATTTGCTGCCCGTATAAAATCTCTAATTTTTCGCGAATGTGCTCTTTGTTTTCGCCAACCTTTTTTACTGGTAATTGCATCAACTCAGACAATTTGGTTTCCTGCTTTCCCAGCAGAGATTTGAGTGTTCTTTCACGTTGCTCTTCTTCATCTCTTACCATTAAGGCAACGATCTTCAGGCTGTCCTGATCTGGTGTTACATTTTCCGGTAATTCCCGGACATGACCGTTCAATTCGGCAGCCAGGCCATCTAGGCGTGCAACAGTCTGTTCCCACTTTTTTGTTAATCGTGTTTCTTCGCGCTCGATATCGTCTCTTTCGGTCGAAATGGCTAGCTCTTTAAGATTTAATAGAAACTCGATCACTTTTTCCTTTGCGCGGTTAATGCCATAAAAAGGCATTGTTGCCAAAAACTCTGACCAGCCTTTGGTTTGCTCGATCAGCAACGCTGAAAAGATGGATTGGAGGTAGAGTGGGCTTCTGCCTTTACTGTTGACTACTTCCGGCAGATCAAGCCCAATGAATTCTGCCAGCCAATGGTAAAAACCATATTCATCTGTATTATTATTATAGTTACGGATAAAAAGAGCCTGAACTTCCGTTTCATTAGTGATGTCGGCAATGGATGATCTAAACACGCGTGCCTTCTTTGTCCTCAGATCCCCGGATTTATCAAATTCACCGGAATTTATTAACCGAACAATGGTTGCTATTTCGCCACGATCGTTTTCGATTTCCAAAGCGATACGCGATCTGGATACCCGATGGGCGATGATATCGCCGGTTACCGGATCGGTCGTTTCAAATTCTGTTTTTAATGCTTTGCCAAGTGCTTTTTCGTTCATCGCACCGAGTTCCAGTAATTCCTCCATGCCCAACGCATAGTAAATGCTCGAACCAATCGTGGATTTACCTCTTGAGTTTTGCCCTGCAATGATATTCAACCCTGAATAAAAAGGGATATCAAAACCATATTTCTCTGTGTTGTCGATCGTACCCGCAGGCAGGATAACCAGTCTTAATCTTCTTAATTTGATCATCTTAGTATAACTCCCATTTTTTATTAACGGCCGCAATTAAGCTTTGTGGCACAACCCCGATATCTTTCACCCGACCTATATCTTCAGCGAAAAGTTCAAGCGCTTCAAGTTTGGTAAGGAATTCCAAACCCTTTTCTTTTATTTCGATTTGCAGATCGGCAGCCCGGATAGTGCGACTGCAAAAATCATTGATCACGGCCAATGTGATGACTTGATCCAGTGCAGGTTCAAATACCCAGGGTACTATTGAGTCCCGTGTCTTTGTTTTAATTGCGGTAAGGATTTGCTGGTTCTCATTAGAGCGTAACGCCCACATATAGAGGTGAAGTTTAAGAAATGTCGCCGCGTACGGTTTCGCGCAGCCATAACGAAGCACAGCCAGCAACATGACGATCTTATAAATTGGCTGATAACGAAGCGGTACCGGAATAGCCTTTATGTCAAGTTTTACGTCAATCATATTACTCTGTAAAATCAAATGAACAATTCATGAGCCACCAGGTAACTTTATGTCGTGCAAGTTCCAGGGTTATCTTATTGCTTTTATCGCCAACCAGATCCTTAATGTGCGCTGCAAACTCATTCTCCAATTTTAACAGCAGATCTTTTGCAGCTCCAGTGTCTGCGACCGCACGGGTATAAGCTTCCTTAACGGCCTCCTCGAATGTTTCTGCTGTTGCTTCATATTCGGTAATCAGTGTGCTCCGGTCGCTGATCTGTCTGTTTTTATAATCTTGGTCCAAAAATCGAATGAGCCGGTTACGGGCATTTTCATCAGCTTTACCCTCATTTGCAGATAATACACGGCTTTTACGGATCAGGTTATTAAAATGGTCATCATGTTGTGCAATCCAGTTTTGGACATCCTCATCGGTGATTTTCTTTTCAGCAGCCTTTTCCCATAATGAGATCTGGCCAATATCGCTAAGGTCAACCAGTTCCTTGGCCAGACAGGATTGCAAATTTTTGAGTTTGCAGCACTTGATATCGTCATTAAGCGCGATCTCGCCGATCACCTGTTTCAGGTGGCCCAGCAGGTAAACCTTATCAGCGCGAATAATATATACGCCGCTCCCCGATAAGCCTTTCGCTTTTTTTGCCCCGGCTTCGCCGAGTTGCTCAAAGCTTTTATCCTTAAGCGATATCTTAAACTCGTTGGGTGCAATATCGATGACAGTGGCCTCCCACGTACGGGGCTCATTACTGTTCACCCCCTGGTAACCCCGGAAATGCACAGGCTCGTGTGACAGGAATTCATCCCCGCAGAGAATGGCCATATAGTCACAGTCGATTTCGGGTTTTTCGATTTCCAGCAAAGCCCAATCCCCTGCTTTATCATCCCGAACTTTGCTTAATATTTTAATGGGTAAAAATTCCGAAGTATAATTATGCTGGTATTCGGCAATGATCTGTTCACAGGGCAGGCCGGCATATTCGCCCTTCTCACCATTGATACAATGTTCGGCAGTTAGGATATAATATTTGCCGTCATGGCAAACGATCACACCGCTGCCCTGGTTCACCAGCTCACCGTCAAACAAGATCTTGGTCCGGACACAGGATTTATGAAGTAAATTGTGAGGCATCTTTAAGGTAATATACAAACATCATCAAAATATTCGGCATTCGCCGCCTCCAGTTCGGCGGCGGTGAATAGTAAGCCGCTGGTCGCTGTAATTTCCGACATTGGATAGTTAAAATACAATTTGATCCGCCTGGTTTTGTCACGCTTAGGATGGTATAGTATGCGCGAGATCGTTTCCCTATCTGGGTGCTTTGCCCGACCGTTTCCACCATTCGTCGAAAAAATAAAATTGCTGCAATCGATTATATCAAGCACTTCGGTTGAAGTATTGTTCTTGCTCCCGTGATGCGAAACTTTAACATAGTCGACTTTAAGGCGGTTGTTGGTATCATTATAACCGCGCGCGTTAAGACTCGCACTGATAACTTCCGGCCGCGAATCGGCCAGCAGCAATAAACTGAGATCCGGCGTTCGCAGGACAAAGGCGATAGACATCGCGTTGAACAGGTCGCGGTTGACCGTATTTGACGGACGGAACGGCATTGCTGCCAGTTCGGTTAGTGTCCCTTTCCTGACCTG is drawn from Mucilaginibacter ginsenosidivorax and contains these coding sequences:
- a CDS encoding AAA family ATPase, whose amino-acid sequence is MSRYELKTQFLETWPLSRLQNLQLDEYTNLDRSTSFCYWLEKRTEELGSIWGGSSYKFGIYRKSSQETDTRTNYKTDGTYAWHSKYGNDAYSAFLEIKKLIVAIAADALQNHLESIDEMDLGYAYKWKIAFLYSNYQVINIFKPEALLIAARAKGMPAGNAPISVAHKYLVDNKPVNQDYFEYTDDLWALTGDKPDPPTETNKSQNAMSLNTILYGPPGTGKTYHTINRAIAITNPDFVFIDKTRKEIKDEYQRLYADGQIAFTTFHQSLGYEDFIEGIKPILVEPADELEVLNKTINYKIEPGIFFEICKKARYKPDVQIKRFQISKEEFNKTAFFKISLGNTLLSEDDEIYDYCIKNSCIALGWGGSTDYSNLNEAETKKKAIAIEKSGYAITAINHFINYLKKGNYVLVSNGNNSCRAIGKVTGDYYFKETDEIDYYQFRKVEWLVKDVDIPVSEIYHKSFSQQSIYKLDNQNIKLDFFVKSAEEIKKEASVKPKNYVLIIDEINRGNVSQIFGELITLIEDDKREGCAEALEVMLPYSKKSFSVPPNLYIIGTMNTADRSVEALDTALRRRFSFIEMLPQEDNPDIKDIKDINLKDVLKSINRRLETLLSRDHMIGHSFFLNINDSDKLHNAFYNKIIPQLQEYFFGDYGKIGLILGKGFITSVTDVPKFADFEYDDKDILLEKKVYRINNFIGEDQQMDEDRFLSAVKAIVN
- a CDS encoding McrC family protein, which encodes MKTLKVFEHQTITIGQPLIFYKGQKPEHEPLDKKYVDALWKLYDSKKRPFFKPTRNGVCFNEYVGVVKVLNLTIEILPKADNRRANFDDLRAIQQEENKWQSILIDMLKVCYLINTPSISDAHLKTHSNSILDLYIERFIIEVNTLIRQGLIKRYRKVEGNCNNLKGKLLIGKHIQKNLVHQERFYVAQIQFDKNHLLHKILAKAIDILPSLCSSRVLLSECCSLGLNFPEVDDIKITESLFDKLSFDRKSEPYQVAIQIAKMLLLNYRPDLCAGTNNSIAILFNMNQLWEEYIYRILQKSKPDSVKMIYNQKSTCFWEVNGSRRYLKPDIVIESMNSEKIVIDTKWKNINNDPSKISMDDLRQMYAYHHFFEAKQCFLLYPGSAEPIKNGVFYNKYFFGTEEPASKHCGLIISKAWNESMTNGKTFLNTALAIEVYQSLGLLNI
- a CDS encoding coiled-coil domain-containing protein, which produces MIKLRRLRLVILPAGTIDNTEKYGFDIPFYSGLNIIAGQNSRGKSTIGSSIYYALGMEELLELGAMNEKALGKALKTEFETTDPVTGDIIAHRVSRSRIALEIENDRGEIATIVRLINSGEFDKSGDLRTKKARVFRSSIADITNETEVQALFIRNYNNNTDEYGFYHWLAEFIGLDLPEVVNSKGRSPLYLQSIFSALLIEQTKGWSEFLATMPFYGINRAKEKVIEFLLNLKELAISTERDDIEREETRLTKKWEQTVARLDGLAAELNGHVRELPENVTPDQDSLKIVALMVRDEEEQRERTLKSLLGKQETKLSELMQLPVKKVGENKEHIREKLEILYGQQIDFMKQYEEFDTTLNLQKSQHENITKHLGNVSRELVAQKGIKNVIEESKLITDVFDQCPTCHQTVSDDLMKAEGVTIEKYTLDQNISYLSGQQGMMKSSINSLRTIIDEKELMRKYYLNKQRKLEEEIKVILRELIEDDRDYSDVDSLNRVRLEKEVNDLRYAEMRFDRYILGLGEIAAEYQVLLIKKGKLETRVAEDRKTLTDFESIFKNQYLFPMGYDSNQAYNIFIQLNEPFKYFPVFKFNSESELPQSIKTNSSASDFVRTMWAYSLSLLVAGKNHPGLLLLDEPGQHSIRSQNLQTLFEKAAAIKNRQVIILTSVQKVLITENDKPIDKLDLDALLSKLIVNEDYHIFRLPNDGKSIVRLS
- a CDS encoding serine protease family protein — its product is MPHNLLHKSCVRTKILFDGELVNQGSGVIVCHDGKYYILTAEHCINGEKGEYAGLPCEQIIAEYQHNYTSEFLPIKILSKVRDDKAGDWALLEIEKPEIDCDYMAILCGDEFLSHEPVHFRGYQGVNSNEPRTWEATVIDIAPNEFKISLKDKSFEQLGEAGAKKAKGLSGSGVYIIRADKVYLLGHLKQVIGEIALNDDIKCCKLKNLQSCLAKELVDLSDIGQISLWEKAAEKKITDEDVQNWIAQHDDHFNNLIRKSRVLSANEGKADENARNRLIRFLDQDYKNRQISDRSTLITEYEATAETFEEAVKEAYTRAVADTGAAKDLLLKLENEFAAHIKDLVGDKSNKITLELARHKVTWWLMNCSFDFTE